A genomic region of Plasmodium malariae genome assembly, chromosome: 14 contains the following coding sequences:
- the PmUG01_14076600 gene encoding conserved Plasmodium protein, unknown function: MPRARSFGSTCCYYDDNTNKHSFLKSKRSENAINIKREIEQCEKEHVSFRKEISKFIDSIKKENRSNMANTPNEANTPNKAKESINTNDKSSDGTGRNNGHLTNSSKKNFFLFYKNKLNRFQKDNSKSKENKSKIPLTANKEELLKNAENLTLLHDENVSIVKGNTKIHMLYKNNKILTPIIFSLNEKREAGNSSETETSSLYKKKLKIDSGLSTNEFCESTCLNSNIDLFDKKGYDNNYTLKEDEEMCSKVNKKSYEQVKNKNEKINKKLRKKDSIDSTTIIDIFIKNIEEDECQSREKKKKKNTDRKNIDFSSMFSLYNYNNYDSYLLDSENFENYKMITSKNKDDFADNDVQNILFEYEKLVKGNRKILVLLFCIFNKLKIIDSCKDVNRKIEKGIRIYIHEVKNIVKNYEEFFTNQDNKNTQKLHYYFKRNEIVLLKNILLCIIDLMSKIKYECRVFKKEVQKEIRQVEEVIYNANLI, translated from the coding sequence ATGCCAAGAGCACGGTCATTTGGCAGTACATGTTGTTATTATGATGATAATACGAATAAACACTCATTTTTGAAAAGTAAAAGGAGTGAGAATGCCATAAACATAAAGCGTGAAATAGAACAGTGTGAGAAGGAACATGTAAGCTTTAGGAAAGAAATTAGTAAATTCATAGATAGTATAAAGAAGGAAAATAGATCAAATATGGCGAATACGCCAAATGAGGCAAATACTCCAAATAAGGCAAAAGAGTCAATTAACACTAATGATAAGAGCTCCGACGGGACGGGAAGGAATAATGGACACTTGACTAACTCCagtaaaaagaatttttttctattttataaaaataaattaaatagatTTCAAAAAGATAATAGTAAATCTaaagaaaacaaaagtaaaattCCATTAACAGCAAATAAGGAGgaattgttaaaaaatgCAGAAAACCTTACCCTTCTGCACGATGAAAACGTTTCTATTGTAAAgggaaatacaaaaattcatatgctttataaaaataataaaatattaacccctataatttttagtttaaatgaaaagagaGAAGCAGGAAACAGCAGCGAAACAGAGACATCAagtttatataagaaaaaattaaaaatagataGTGGGTTAAGTACAAACGAATTTTGCGAGAGTACTTGTCTTAATAGCAATATTGATCTTTTCgataaaaaaggatatgataataattataccTTAAAAGAAGATGAAGAAATGTGTAGTAAAGTAAATAAGAAATCATATGAACAagtaaagaataaaaatgaaaagataaataaaaaattaagaaaaaaggatTCAATTGATTCAACAACAATTATtgacatttttataaaaaatattgaagaaGACGAATGTCAAagtagagaaaaaaaaaaaaaaaaaaatacagatagaaaaaatattgatttTTCATCGATGTTCTCACTATACAATTATAACAACTATGATTCTTATTTGTTAGACTctgaaaattttgaaaactataaaatgataacaagcaaaaataaagatgATTTTGCCGATAATGATGTACAAAACATACTATTTGAGTATGAAAAGCTAGTTAAAGGTAATAGAAAAATTCTTGTATTActattttgcatatttaataaactaaaaataattgataGCTGTAAAGATGTCaatagaaaaattgaaaaaggaataagaatatacatacatgaagtaaaaaatattgtaaaaaattatgaagaattTTTCACAAATcaggataataaaaatacacagaaattgcattattattttaaaagaaacgaaatagtgttattaaaaaatatactgcTTTGTATTATCGATCTTATGTCTAAAATCAAGTATGAATGCagagtttttaaaaaagaggTACAAAAGGAAATTCGCCAAGTGGAAGAGGTTATTTATAATGCAAATTTGATATAA
- the SNF7 gene encoding vacuolar-sorting protein SNF7, putative has protein sequence MRFWFCKKKNSSECIDDKKKKNDDVYKAILKNREAIDALEKKQVQVEKKIKQLEIEAKQKVEQNQMNNAKILLKRKKLYEQEIENILNNKLTLEDNMINLENMHLHKIAVNALSYAANTHKKFNNEINTQKVEKIIDTIQENKDIQEEINQVLSFNLLNNVDDDEIDKELNLLKEQSLEEKLSAKVNKIPEMPKDKEVLQVKSSEEVRVSKNNEESDDEELKELIGEMT, from the exons atgagaTTTTGGTtctgtaaaaagaaaaatagttCTGAATGCATTgatgacaaaaaaaagaaaaac GATGATGTATACAAagctattttaaaaaacagaGAAGCAATTGATGCTTTAGAAAAGAAGCAGGTGCAagtcgaaaaaaaaattaag CAATTGGAAATTGAAGCAAAGCAGAAAGTAGAACAAAATCAAATGAACAATGCGAAAATATTactgaaaagaaaaaaattatatgaacaagaaatagaaaacatcctaaataataaattaactcTAGAAGACAATATGATAAACTTAGAAAATATgcatttacataaaattgcTGTTAATGCGTTATCATATGCAGCCAATACccacaaaaaatttaacaatgAAAT AAATACTcaaaaagtagaaaaaattatagacaCTATACAAGAGAACAAAGATATTcaagaagaaataaatcaAGTCCTAAGTTTCAACTTATTAAATAACGTGGATGAT GATGAAATAGACAAAGAACTTAATTTACTAAAGGAACAAAGCTTGGAAGAAAAACTCA gtgccaaagttaataaaatacCAGAAATGCCAAAAG ACAAGGAAGTTTTGCAAGTGAAAAGCAGTGAAGAAGTAAGGGTATCAAAAAACAACGAAgag tcTGATGACGAAGAATTAAAAGAGCTAATTGGAGAAATGACGtaa